A single region of the Sulfitobacter geojensis genome encodes:
- a CDS encoding Do family serine endopeptidase — protein MRSLMKHTARTTTAALTAALMSASALTLAPAPAFAVPAGGYADLVEAVSPAVVFIEVTTKATPVRNALPRNLPPQLRRHFEGMTPGQSQPQQGLGSGFIISGDGQIVTNHHVVDGADTVKVKLADGRSFDAEVVGSDPLTDIAVLKITADVDLPTVAFGSSKDLRVGDEVVAVGNPFGLGGTVTSGIISALSRDIRSGPFDDFIQTDAAINRGNSGGPLFDNDGNVIGVNTAILSPGGGSVGIGFAVPSDLVQTVVADLADDGLIARGWLGVNIRPMTEEVAAVLGYDAPKGAVIEAVSKDSPAETAGLKKGDIITGFAGTPVDELRDLTRAVATTSPDETTEITVLRRGKEVTLDVTVGTLAPEET, from the coding sequence ATGCGATCCTTAATGAAACACACTGCCCGCACAACCACCGCCGCGCTGACCGCTGCTTTGATGTCGGCCTCGGCGCTGACATTGGCACCGGCACCCGCATTTGCGGTACCCGCCGGTGGTTACGCCGATCTGGTCGAAGCGGTGTCACCTGCCGTCGTCTTCATCGAAGTCACCACCAAGGCAACGCCGGTCCGCAACGCGCTGCCCCGCAACCTGCCCCCACAATTGCGCCGCCACTTCGAGGGCATGACCCCCGGCCAGTCACAGCCTCAGCAGGGGCTCGGGTCCGGCTTTATCATCTCGGGGGACGGGCAAATCGTGACCAACCATCACGTTGTGGACGGGGCCGATACCGTCAAGGTCAAACTGGCCGACGGGCGCAGCTTTGATGCCGAAGTGGTCGGCAGCGATCCGTTGACCGATATTGCCGTGCTGAAAATCACCGCCGATGTCGATCTGCCAACCGTCGCCTTTGGCTCCTCCAAAGACCTGCGTGTCGGGGATGAAGTTGTCGCCGTCGGCAATCCGTTCGGCTTGGGTGGAACCGTGACTTCCGGCATCATTTCCGCTCTGTCGCGCGACATCCGGTCCGGCCCGTTTGACGATTTTATCCAGACCGATGCCGCCATCAATCGGGGCAATTCTGGCGGGCCGCTGTTTGACAACGATGGCAATGTCATTGGCGTGAATACCGCGATCCTTTCCCCCGGGGGCGGTTCGGTCGGCATCGGCTTTGCCGTGCCTTCGGATCTGGTGCAAACAGTTGTCGCCGATCTGGCCGATGACGGGCTGATTGCACGCGGCTGGTTGGGGGTGAACATCCGCCCCATGACCGAAGAGGTCGCCGCCGTTCTGGGGTATGACGCACCTAAAGGTGCGGTAATCGAAGCGGTCAGCAAGGACAGCCCCGCCGAAACCGCCGGCCTGAAAAAGGGCGATATCATCACCGGTTTTGCGGGCACCCCCGTTGACGAATTGCGCGATTTGACGCGCGCCGTCGCCACCACAAGCCCTGATGAAACGACGGAAATCACCGTTCTGCGACGGGGCAAGGAGGTCACGCTGGACGTCACTGTCGGCACCTTGGCCCCTGAAGAAACCTGA
- a CDS encoding hydantoinase B/oxoprolinase family protein, whose translation MGKQHSNVAYQVMWNRLISVVEEQAQALVRTAFSTSVREAGDLSAGVYDTHGQMLAQAVTGTPGHVNAMADAVAHFIRRIGRQNILQGDVYITNDPWEGTGHLHDITMVTPSFHNDVLVGFFACTAHIVDIGGRGFGADAASVYEEGLYLPIMKFADAGEVDQTLVRIIRGNVREPDQLIGDIYALTTCNEIGHRRLIDMMQEFELDTLDGIASFILENSRRATLERIAALPRTQASGEMTIDGFSAPITLKVTLTIEEDRILSDFAGTSGLDRKGINCPLVYAKAYACYALKVAIAPEIPNNAASLAPFEIAAPDNTIVNALHPAPVALRHIVGHFIPDVVFNAFDKIVPDLVPAEGAGCLCNFQVSLRPRMDAPAPADAVRREVLTFNSGGSGARPEFDGLNATAFPSGVMTMPVEATEHAGPVIIWRKELRPDSGGSGKQRGGLGQYMVVGAREGHEFDIQAMFDRVDHPAQGRRGGGAGAPTTIAQDDGGKMYGKGKQLVTHGRKVMMAFPGGGGYGDPAERPKENVMRDLARGYISAQTAAQDYGLSDTDIAAVKDAVAKGEAI comes from the coding sequence ATGGGAAAACAACATTCAAACGTCGCCTATCAGGTCATGTGGAACCGCCTGATTTCCGTAGTTGAAGAGCAGGCACAAGCCCTTGTGCGGACGGCATTTTCCACCTCCGTACGCGAGGCCGGTGATCTGTCCGCAGGGGTTTATGACACCCATGGCCAGATGCTGGCCCAAGCGGTGACCGGCACGCCGGGCCACGTGAACGCCATGGCCGATGCAGTAGCGCATTTCATCCGCCGGATCGGGCGACAGAACATCCTTCAGGGCGATGTTTACATCACCAACGACCCCTGGGAAGGCACCGGCCACCTGCATGACATCACTATGGTCACGCCGTCCTTTCACAACGACGTCTTGGTCGGCTTCTTCGCCTGTACCGCCCATATCGTCGACATCGGCGGGCGCGGCTTTGGTGCCGATGCGGCAAGCGTTTACGAAGAGGGCCTGTATCTGCCCATTATGAAATTCGCCGATGCAGGCGAGGTGGATCAGACCCTTGTGCGGATCATCCGCGGCAATGTGCGTGAGCCCGACCAATTGATCGGTGACATCTACGCGCTGACCACCTGTAACGAAATCGGCCATCGCCGCCTGATCGACATGATGCAGGAATTCGAACTGGACACATTGGACGGCATCGCGTCCTTCATCCTTGAAAACTCCCGTCGGGCCACACTGGAACGGATCGCCGCGCTGCCGCGGACACAAGCGTCTGGCGAAATGACCATCGACGGGTTTTCCGCCCCGATCACGCTCAAGGTTACACTTACCATCGAAGAAGACCGCATTCTGTCGGACTTCGCAGGGACTTCGGGGCTGGATCGCAAGGGCATCAATTGCCCGCTGGTTTATGCCAAAGCTTATGCCTGTTACGCTCTTAAGGTCGCGATTGCGCCGGAAATTCCCAATAACGCCGCCTCGCTCGCGCCGTTCGAAATTGCCGCACCCGATAATACCATCGTCAACGCCCTGCACCCTGCGCCCGTGGCGTTGCGCCATATCGTCGGTCATTTCATCCCCGACGTGGTGTTCAATGCCTTTGACAAGATCGTGCCGGACCTCGTGCCGGCCGAGGGTGCGGGATGTCTGTGCAACTTCCAGGTCTCTTTGCGCCCGCGCATGGATGCACCCGCGCCCGCAGATGCCGTGCGCCGCGAGGTGTTGACCTTCAACTCCGGCGGATCGGGGGCGCGCCCCGAATTTGACGGGCTAAACGCCACCGCTTTCCCGTCCGGCGTGATGACCATGCCGGTCGAGGCCACAGAACACGCAGGCCCCGTGATCATCTGGCGCAAAGAACTGCGACCCGATTCGGGCGGCAGTGGCAAACAGCGCGGCGGTCTGGGGCAATACATGGTTGTCGGCGCGCGCGAAGGGCATGAATTCGACATTCAGGCAATGTTCGACCGTGTGGATCACCCGGCCCAAGGGCGGCGGGGCGGCGGGGCGGGTGCGCCCACAACCATTGCCCAGGATGACGGCGGCAAGATGTACGGGAAAGGCAAACAACTGGTCACCCATGGCCGCAAGGTGATGATGGCCTTTCCGGGCGGGGGCGGGTACGGCGATCCTGCCGAGCGCCCCAAAGAAAACGTCATGCGCGACCTTGCGCGCGGATACATATCGGCCCAGACGGCGGCGCAGGATTATGGGTTGAGCGACACCGATATTGCTGCGGTAAAAGACGCCGTTGCCAAGGGGGAGGCCATCTGA
- a CDS encoding monovalent cation/H+ antiporter subunit A — translation MSLFLVVALPFLGALLPGLMNNAGRQACAGVTFTVTLAAFVGLLTNLPAVLAGEVVTTGVNWLPALGMNVNLMLDGLGFFFALLILGIGLLIITYARFYLSRDDNMGEFFTYLLLFQGAMVGIVLSDNILVLLVFWELTSLSSFLLIGYWKHLPEGRQGARMALTVTGMGGLALIGGMLILGNIAGSYDLSVILQSREIIQASPLYLPALILILLGCFTKSAQFPFHFWLPHAMAAPTPVSAYLHSATMVKAGIFLMARLWPVLSGTPEWFVIVTTAGLITMVLGAVIALFKHDLKALLAFSTVSHLGLITMLLGTGTAFGAMAAVFHILNHATFKAALFMSAGIVDHETHTRDIRRLGGLRHLMPVTFAIVTLAALSMAGIPLLNGFLSKEMMLEEAHHTVLFGSHWLAPTLAVIGSLFSAAYCFRLISHTFLGPKRDDYPAHPHDPGFGMWGPPALLVVLVVMIGCAPFLAEPFVKIVTASLLGDVAAVPDAYFKIWHGLVPALYMSIAAVVGGLIVLALFKPLLKLWDAAPRPEAKVIFEALVEAVAALSRGLIHGLHNGAFSRYAAIAAVTITAIGYHAWATGTVGPATRAPQSAGPVEIAGWVMLVTATLGLVFLHRNRLLSLILIGIVGLMVSVGFVFLSAPDLAMTQITVEVVTIILLLLALNFLPNRTPVESSVLRRMRDALVALAAGLATFAMSYHFLLRDTVAPSISEFHLANSYKGGGGTNVVNVILVDFRGFDTFGEIIVLGIAALLIYALTETLLDGPVRARLLNRKPDQPRAGDMHPMMMVVLTRVLMPLVMLIGFYIFWRGHNEPGGGFIAGLIVSIGVVMQYMASGFNWTSARLRYPYHGVIGAGVLIAGLTGIGSWFFGKPFLTSDFTYVRIPPFEKFELATAALFDLGVFLAVVGAVMLSLESFSRLARRANMSDSEHPMDIDPSRAEEYDPADPGNPKREGV, via the coding sequence GTGTCCCTCTTTCTTGTCGTCGCCCTGCCCTTTCTGGGCGCTTTGTTGCCCGGTCTCATGAACAATGCGGGACGTCAGGCCTGTGCCGGTGTCACCTTTACCGTTACGCTTGCCGCCTTTGTCGGACTGCTGACCAATCTGCCGGCAGTTCTGGCCGGCGAGGTGGTCACCACCGGTGTGAACTGGCTGCCAGCGCTGGGGATGAACGTGAACCTGATGCTCGACGGGCTGGGCTTTTTCTTTGCCCTGCTGATCCTTGGCATCGGATTGCTGATCATCACCTATGCGCGGTTTTACCTGTCGCGTGACGACAACATGGGCGAATTTTTCACCTATTTGCTGCTGTTTCAGGGCGCAATGGTGGGGATTGTCCTATCCGACAACATATTGGTTTTGCTGGTCTTCTGGGAGCTGACGTCGCTGTCGTCCTTCCTTTTGATCGGCTATTGGAAACATCTGCCAGAGGGGCGGCAAGGTGCGCGGATGGCGCTGACCGTCACGGGGATGGGCGGTCTTGCCCTGATCGGTGGGATGCTGATTCTCGGCAATATCGCGGGCAGCTATGACCTGAGCGTTATCCTGCAAAGCCGCGAGATTATTCAGGCCAGCCCGCTGTACCTGCCCGCGCTGATCCTGATTCTGCTGGGCTGCTTCACCAAATCGGCACAGTTCCCGTTCCACTTCTGGCTGCCGCACGCCATGGCCGCCCCCACACCGGTTTCTGCCTATCTGCACTCCGCCACGATGGTGAAAGCGGGTATTTTCCTGATGGCGCGGCTGTGGCCGGTACTGTCCGGCACGCCGGAATGGTTTGTTATTGTGACAACCGCAGGGCTGATCACAATGGTGCTGGGCGCGGTGATTGCCTTGTTCAAACATGACCTCAAGGCGCTTCTGGCCTTTTCGACCGTCAGCCATCTGGGCCTGATTACGATGTTGCTGGGCACCGGTACCGCCTTTGGCGCGATGGCGGCCGTATTTCATATCCTGAACCACGCGACCTTTAAGGCGGCTCTGTTTATGTCTGCGGGTATCGTCGATCACGAAACCCATACGCGCGACATCCGCCGTCTGGGCGGCTTGCGTCATCTCATGCCTGTGACCTTTGCCATTGTGACACTTGCGGCCTTGTCGATGGCGGGCATCCCGCTGCTGAACGGGTTCCTGTCCAAGGAAATGATGCTGGAAGAGGCACACCACACGGTGCTCTTCGGCTCGCACTGGCTTGCGCCGACACTTGCTGTCATCGGTTCGCTGTTCTCGGCCGCCTATTGTTTCCGTTTGATCAGCCACACCTTCCTTGGTCCCAAGCGCGACGATTACCCCGCCCATCCCCACGACCCCGGCTTTGGCATGTGGGGGCCGCCCGCGTTGCTGGTGGTGCTGGTTGTGATGATCGGCTGCGCGCCGTTTCTGGCAGAACCCTTTGTCAAAATCGTCACTGCGTCCCTGCTGGGGGATGTGGCCGCTGTACCAGACGCATATTTCAAAATCTGGCACGGGCTGGTGCCGGCGCTCTATATGTCCATCGCTGCAGTTGTGGGCGGGTTGATCGTCCTCGCTCTGTTCAAACCTCTTCTCAAGTTGTGGGATGCGGCCCCCCGCCCCGAAGCCAAAGTGATTTTCGAAGCCCTTGTCGAAGCGGTTGCGGCTCTGTCGCGCGGGCTGATCCACGGCCTGCACAATGGCGCATTTTCGCGGTACGCAGCGATTGCCGCGGTCACGATTACCGCCATCGGCTATCACGCTTGGGCCACCGGCACTGTAGGTCCCGCAACCCGTGCGCCACAAAGCGCAGGACCGGTCGAGATTGCAGGATGGGTCATGCTTGTCACTGCTACGCTGGGGCTGGTGTTCCTGCACCGCAACCGTCTGTTGTCGCTGATCCTGATCGGGATCGTCGGGCTGATGGTCTCTGTCGGATTTGTTTTCCTCAGCGCGCCTGATCTGGCAATGACACAAATCACCGTCGAGGTGGTGACGATCATCCTGCTGCTTCTGGCCCTGAACTTTCTGCCCAACCGCACCCCTGTCGAAAGCAGCGTGTTGCGCCGCATGCGCGATGCTCTCGTGGCCCTCGCGGCGGGTCTTGCGACCTTTGCCATGTCCTATCACTTTTTGCTGCGCGATACGGTGGCCCCGTCGATTTCCGAATTCCACCTTGCGAATTCCTATAAGGGGGGCGGTGGTACAAACGTCGTGAACGTAATCCTTGTTGATTTCCGTGGCTTTGACACCTTTGGCGAAATCATCGTGCTCGGCATTGCGGCGCTGTTGATCTACGCATTGACCGAAACACTGCTGGACGGGCCTGTGCGCGCGCGCCTGCTGAACCGCAAGCCGGACCAACCGCGCGCCGGTGACATGCATCCGATGATGATGGTCGTGCTGACCCGTGTGTTGATGCCGCTGGTGATGCTGATCGGCTTTTACATCTTCTGGCGCGGACATAACGAACCGGGTGGCGGATTTATCGCAGGGTTGATCGTGTCGATCGGTGTTGTCATGCAATATATGGCCAGCGGCTTTAACTGGACCTCGGCGCGGTTGCGCTATCCCTATCACGGGGTGATCGGTGCCGGTGTGCTGATCGCTGGATTGACCGGCATCGGGTCGTGGTTCTTTGGCAAGCCATTCCTGACCTCGGATTTCACCTATGTGCGCATCCCGCCGTTCGAAAAATTTGAACTCGCAACGGCTGCACTGTTCGATCTGGGCGTGTTCCTTGCCGTCGTGGGTGCCGTGATGCTGTCTCTCGAAAGCTTCTCGCGGCTGGCGCGCCGCGCCAACATGTCGGATAGCGAACACCCTATGGATATTGATCCCTCACGCGCGGAAGAATACGACCCCGCGGATCCTGGAAACCCGAAACGGGAGGGCGTGTAA
- a CDS encoding LysR family transcriptional regulator, with protein MIGHHLNLKQLEALVWVADLGSFRKAAHHLNTTQPNISARIAGLEKTLGLPLMLRDAGSVRMTPRGTEVLAQARVTLREAARLVEIADRADLVDDRLRLGVTELVAATWLRPLMVRLNETYPNVSVELTVDLSRNLDRELASNALDLAIQTAPFGTQVSGEIELGEYGYVWVAAPALARQFGAGDVPIDSMLKHPILTHTRYTQAYLEVVDHFDTKPTQQMRIVPCNSLSAAMHMAVDGLGIAVLPRALLAQHLIDGTLSEVSHPWHPSPLRVAARYHAERAAQFVHSAANTAAACAEAFRAAPSQDHNLRSL; from the coding sequence ATGATCGGTCACCATCTCAACCTAAAGCAGCTTGAAGCACTGGTCTGGGTGGCGGATCTGGGCAGTTTTCGCAAAGCGGCCCACCACCTGAACACCACACAGCCGAACATCTCCGCACGGATTGCAGGGCTTGAAAAGACGCTTGGCCTGCCCTTGATGCTGCGCGATGCCGGATCGGTGCGCATGACCCCGCGCGGCACCGAAGTTCTGGCGCAGGCCCGCGTCACATTGCGCGAAGCGGCCCGATTGGTGGAAATCGCCGACAGGGCCGATCTGGTTGATGACCGTCTACGCCTTGGTGTGACCGAACTGGTGGCTGCCACCTGGTTGCGCCCTTTGATGGTCCGATTAAACGAAACTTATCCGAATGTATCCGTAGAGTTGACGGTAGACCTGTCGCGCAACCTTGATCGTGAACTTGCGTCCAACGCCCTTGATCTGGCGATCCAGACGGCACCCTTTGGTACGCAGGTGAGCGGCGAAATCGAACTGGGCGAATATGGTTATGTCTGGGTCGCAGCACCAGCGCTGGCACGTCAATTCGGTGCGGGTGACGTCCCGATTGATAGCATGTTGAAACATCCCATCCTGACCCACACCCGCTACACTCAGGCTTACCTTGAGGTGGTAGACCACTTTGACACCAAACCCACCCAACAGATGCGAATTGTCCCCTGCAACAGTCTTTCTGCAGCAATGCATATGGCGGTCGACGGTTTAGGCATCGCCGTCCTGCCGCGTGCGTTGCTGGCCCAACATCTGATCGACGGAACGCTCAGCGAAGTTTCGCATCCTTGGCACCCAAGCCCCCTGCGCGTCGCGGCCCGCTATCACGCGGAACGGGCAGCACAGTTTGTGCACAGCGCCGCGAATACAGCCGCCGCATGTGCCGAGGCGTTTCGGGCGGCCCCATCACAGGATCACAATCTTCGATCCCTGTGA
- a CDS encoding Na+/H+ antiporter subunit C, translating into MGLELLVASAIGILTAAGMYLVLRLRTFPVIMGMSLLTYAVNVFLFASGRLTVGAPPILTEATQYTDPLPQALVLTAIVISFGMTAVVVMIGLGAYLGGDDDKVNDPATDTSAEETS; encoded by the coding sequence ATGGGTCTCGAACTTCTTGTCGCCTCGGCCATTGGCATTCTTACGGCCGCGGGCATGTATCTGGTGCTGCGCCTGCGCACTTTTCCGGTGATAATGGGCATGTCCCTGCTGACCTATGCGGTGAATGTGTTCCTGTTTGCGTCGGGCCGGTTGACCGTTGGTGCGCCGCCCATCCTGACAGAGGCCACGCAGTACACGGATCCGCTGCCACAGGCCTTGGTTCTGACCGCAATCGTGATCTCCTTCGGTATGACAGCCGTGGTGGTGATGATCGGTCTGGGGGCTTATCTTGGCGGTGACGATGACAAGGTAAACGATCCCGCAACGGACACTTCGGCGGAGGAAACATCATGA
- a CDS encoding monovalent cation/H+ antiporter subunit D: MMHWIIAPVILPALLAPFIVLAARYHFVIQRVFSIAGVMSLIAISAGLAWQASDGTVTLYQLSDWAAPFGIVLVGDRLSTLMILLTSVLALFVLLYAIGSNWDKRGWHFHALFQFQLMGIMGAFLTGDLFNLFVFFEVLLIASYGLMIHGGGNMRLRAGVQYVLFNLIGSTLFLFALGAIYAQTGTLNMADLAQRVALIDAGDTVGIRVAAVLLLMVFAIKAAVVPLHFWLPSSYAEAPAPVAALFAIMTKVGAYAIIRVYTLIFPPELAATAGLHSVWLMPAALLSLAIGMIGVLAAQKLDRLVAFSVIGSMGMVMVAIAMFTPAGIAAALYYIVHSTLAAAALFLIADLVRAGRPSLALTAMPSVSGAPLTSAMFFLAAIAMAGLPPLSGFIGKLLILDAGFEGNMAVWIWVVVLGSSLISIVGFSRAGSTLFWKAKSIPHPEGTIPEPAPAALSYVAVGGLLVLLVAHTVFAGPAYSYVERTAAQLFAPEPYVATVLETPGKLSKPSKEEH, from the coding sequence ATGATGCACTGGATCATCGCCCCCGTTATCCTGCCCGCCCTGCTGGCCCCGTTTATCGTGCTGGCCGCGCGCTATCACTTCGTGATCCAGCGGGTGTTTTCCATCGCAGGCGTAATGTCGCTGATCGCCATCAGTGCGGGGCTTGCGTGGCAGGCTTCTGATGGAACGGTGACGCTTTATCAACTTAGTGATTGGGCCGCGCCCTTTGGCATTGTGCTGGTCGGGGACCGCCTGTCGACACTGATGATCCTGCTGACCTCGGTATTGGCGTTGTTTGTGCTGCTGTATGCCATCGGGTCGAACTGGGACAAACGCGGCTGGCATTTCCACGCGCTGTTCCAGTTTCAGCTGATGGGCATTATGGGTGCCTTTCTAACCGGCGACTTGTTCAACCTGTTTGTCTTTTTCGAAGTCCTGCTGATCGCCTCCTATGGGTTGATGATCCACGGCGGCGGCAACATGCGCCTGCGCGCCGGTGTCCAATATGTGCTGTTCAATCTTATCGGATCGACGCTGTTCCTGTTTGCGCTGGGGGCTATCTATGCCCAGACCGGCACGCTGAACATGGCCGATCTGGCGCAGCGTGTGGCGCTGATTGATGCGGGCGACACCGTTGGCATCCGCGTTGCGGCCGTGCTGCTGCTGATGGTCTTTGCAATCAAGGCGGCCGTGGTCCCGCTGCACTTCTGGCTGCCCTCCAGCTATGCCGAGGCACCTGCCCCCGTCGCCGCGCTGTTTGCGATCATGACCAAGGTCGGGGCCTATGCGATCATCCGCGTTTATACGCTGATCTTCCCACCAGAGCTTGCGGCCACTGCGGGTTTGCATTCCGTATGGCTGATGCCTGCGGCCCTGCTATCACTGGCGATTGGCATGATTGGCGTCTTGGCTGCGCAAAAACTGGACCGTCTGGTGGCCTTTTCCGTCATCGGGTCAATGGGCATGGTGATGGTTGCCATTGCCATGTTCACCCCTGCGGGGATTGCTGCGGCGTTGTACTATATCGTGCATTCCACACTGGCCGCTGCGGCGCTGTTCCTGATTGCCGATTTGGTCCGCGCGGGACGTCCGTCCCTTGCCCTGACCGCGATGCCTTCGGTGTCCGGCGCGCCCCTGACATCTGCGATGTTCTTTCTGGCCGCCATTGCAATGGCCGGTCTGCCACCGCTTTCAGGGTTCATCGGCAAACTGCTGATCCTTGATGCCGGTTTCGAAGGCAACATGGCCGTGTGGATCTGGGTCGTCGTCCTCGGGTCGAGCCTGATCAGTATTGTCGGGTTCTCGCGGGCGGGGTCGACCCTGTTCTGGAAAGCCAAAAGCATCCCCCACCCTGAGGGCACAATACCGGAACCCGCACCCGCCGCCCTGTCTTATGTCGCGGTTGGTGGACTGCTGGTGCTGCTTGTTGCCCATACGGTTTTTGCCGGCCCCGCCTATTCCTACGTCGAACGCACCGCGGCGCAGCTGTTCGCACCTGAACCCTATGTTGCGACCGTTCTGGAAACCCCCGGAAAACTAAGCAAACCGTCAAAGGAGGAGCATTGA
- a CDS encoding hydantoinase/oxoprolinase family protein, which yields MQTSSVRLGVDIGGTFTDVVLEVDGASFSTKVLTTYAAPENAIIDGMHQVCTKAGITPPAITQIIHGTTLATNALIERRGAKTALITTEGFRDVIEMRTESRFEQYDLNLSLPEPLLARQMRYTVTERVDARGDVLIPLNRADVEEVVAQIRTAGYESVAVGLMHSYLNPAHEQMVREVLADMMPDAMVSLSCEVSPQMREYERFNTVVANAYIKPLMKSYLGRLEGRLKDEGVDCNIFLMHSGGGIISIESAAEFPVRLVESGPAGGAVFAAHIAARYGLDKVLSFDMGGTTAKICLIKNQTPKTSRVFEVARTYRFKKGSGMPISIPVIDMVEIGAGGGSLAHVDAMRQIRVGPESAGSEPGPACYGRGGLKPAVTDADLVLGKLDPDNFAGGSIKLDTAGSEGALTTVLGDVLDMDAATSAFGLAEVVDENMANAARVHAVENGEDLSEYTMIAFGGAAPLHAGRLCEKLGVDRLLVPPGAGVGSAIGFLRAPFSFEANRSVYMRLSDFDAAKIKALLGELQNEATGFVRNCAPDATILSEFKAYMRYAGQGWEIPIVLTAEQAANPDAATFERLFAEDYAKLFGRTVDGLDIEITVWSANATTPPEQVAKVALATPQGAAAIASRRPMFDPALAEFQDSAVILREGMGQGAEVSGPAIITEDETTIILPTSRKAIRQPDGCIDVTVKG from the coding sequence ATGCAAACATCTTCTGTCCGTCTTGGCGTGGACATCGGTGGGACCTTTACCGATGTGGTGCTTGAGGTCGATGGCGCGTCCTTTTCGACCAAAGTGCTGACGACCTATGCCGCGCCCGAAAACGCTATTATCGACGGGATGCATCAGGTCTGTACCAAGGCAGGTATCACGCCCCCTGCCATCACCCAGATTATCCACGGCACGACATTGGCCACCAATGCGTTGATCGAACGGCGCGGGGCCAAAACGGCGCTGATCACCACCGAAGGGTTTCGCGATGTCATCGAAATGCGCACGGAGTCGCGGTTTGAACAATATGACCTGAACCTCAGCCTGCCCGAACCGCTGTTGGCCCGTCAAATGCGTTATACCGTGACAGAACGCGTGGATGCGCGTGGCGATGTGTTAATCCCGCTGAACCGTGCTGATGTTGAAGAAGTCGTCGCGCAAATCAGAACGGCAGGGTATGAAAGTGTCGCCGTCGGGCTGATGCATTCCTACCTGAACCCCGCCCATGAACAGATGGTGCGCGAGGTGTTGGCAGATATGATGCCGGACGCGATGGTGTCCCTGTCCTGCGAAGTGTCGCCGCAGATGCGCGAATATGAACGTTTCAACACGGTTGTAGCAAATGCCTATATCAAGCCGTTGATGAAGTCCTATCTGGGCCGCCTTGAGGGCCGCCTGAAAGACGAAGGTGTCGACTGCAATATTTTCCTGATGCATTCCGGTGGCGGGATTATCTCGATTGAAAGTGCTGCGGAGTTTCCGGTGCGGTTGGTTGAATCCGGCCCTGCGGGCGGTGCCGTTTTCGCCGCACACATCGCGGCGCGATATGGACTGGACAAGGTGCTGTCCTTTGACATGGGCGGCACCACGGCCAAGATTTGCCTGATCAAGAACCAGACCCCGAAAACCAGCCGCGTGTTCGAGGTTGCCCGCACCTATCGTTTCAAAAAAGGCTCCGGCATGCCGATTTCGATCCCTGTGATTGATATGGTCGAAATTGGCGCAGGCGGCGGATCACTGGCGCATGTTGATGCGATGCGCCAGATCCGTGTCGGACCTGAAAGTGCCGGATCTGAACCTGGGCCGGCCTGTTACGGGCGGGGCGGTTTGAAACCTGCCGTGACCGACGCGGATCTGGTGCTCGGCAAACTCGACCCTGACAATTTCGCCGGTGGGTCGATCAAGCTCGACACCGCAGGCTCCGAGGGGGCGTTGACCACTGTTCTGGGGGACGTGCTGGACATGGACGCTGCCACCTCGGCCTTTGGTCTGGCCGAAGTTGTGGACGAAAACATGGCCAATGCTGCGCGGGTACATGCGGTCGAAAATGGCGAAGACCTGAGCGAATACACCATGATCGCCTTTGGTGGTGCGGCACCACTGCATGCCGGACGTTTGTGTGAAAAGCTGGGCGTCGACCGTTTGCTGGTGCCGCCGGGGGCTGGGGTCGGCTCTGCCATCGGTTTTCTGCGCGCCCCGTTCAGTTTCGAAGCGAACCGGTCAGTGTATATGCGGCTATCGGATTTCGACGCCGCGAAGATCAAGGCGTTGCTGGGCGAATTGCAAAACGAAGCCACCGGTTTCGTGCGCAATTGCGCGCCTGATGCGACGATCCTGTCAGAGTTCAAAGCCTATATGCGCTATGCCGGTCAGGGCTGGGAAATCCCGATTGTCCTAACAGCAGAACAAGCAGCCAATCCTGACGCGGCGACCTTTGAACGGCTGTTTGCCGAAGATTATGCCAAACTGTTTGGCCGCACGGTCGATGGGTTGGACATCGAAATCACCGTCTGGTCCGCCAACGCCACCACCCCGCCCGAACAGGTTGCCAAGGTCGCGCTGGCAACGCCGCAAGGGGCTGCTGCCATCGCGTCGCGCCGGCCCATGTTCGATCCGGCACTGGCCGAATTTCAGGACAGCGCCGTCATCCTGCGCGAGGGGATGGGCCAAGGTGCCGAAGTATCCGGCCCCGCCATCATTACCGAGGATGAAACCACCATCATCCTGCCCACCAGCCGCAAGGCAATCCGCCAGCCCGACGGCTGCATTGATGTGACTGTGAAAGGCTGA